Proteins from a single region of Pseudorasbora parva isolate DD20220531a chromosome 22, ASM2467924v1, whole genome shotgun sequence:
- the tegt gene encoding probable Bax inhibitor 1, with translation MNVFDRSINFDALFKFSQISRSTQQHLKNVYASLAVCMLVATAGAYIYVITQLFQGGLSILGSLAMMGWLAMTPHSPQTEKKRLTILAAFAFFTGLGLGPLMDYVISINPSIIVTAFLGTSMIFGCFTLSALYAQRRSYLFLGGSLMSGLTVLLLLSIGNMFFASALVFKAHLYLGLAIMCGFVLFDTQLIIEKAEMGDKDYIWHCVDLFLDFVTIFRKLVIILSMNEKEKKKEKK, from the exons ATGAACGTGTTTGATCGAAGCATAAACTTTGACGCTCTCTTCAAGTTCTCTCAAAT ctCTCGCTCGACTCAGCAGCATCTGAAGAATGTGTACGCCAGCCTGGCCGTGTGTATGCTGGTGGCGACCGCAGGCGCATACATCTACGTCATCACACAGCTGTTCCAG GGTGGGCTCTCCATTCTCGGCTCTCTGGCGATGATGGGATGGCTGGCCATGACTCCACACAGCCCTCAGACAGAGAAGAAGAGGCTGACCATCCTGGCAGCGTTCGCCTTCTTCACAG GTCTTGGACTCGGCCCGCTCATGGACTACGTCATCAGCATCAACCCCAG CATCATCGTGACAGCGTTCCTTGGCACATCCATGATCTTCGGCTGCTTCACACTCAGCGCACTCTATGCCCAGCGCAGGAGCTATCTCTTCCTGGgag GCTCTCTGATGTCGGGCCTGACTGTGCTGCTGCTCCTCTCCATCGGCAACATGTTCTTCGCCTCAGCCCTGGTGttcaag GCTCATCTGTATCTGGGGCTGGCCATCATGTGTGGCTTTGTGCTGTTCGACACGCAGCTGATTATTGAGAAGGCAGAAATGGGAGATAAAGATTACATCTG GCATTGTGTCGACCTTTTCCTGGACTTTGTGACCATCTTCAGAAAGCTCGTCATCATCCTCTCTATGAATGAGAAG gagaAGAAGAAGGAGAAGAAGTAA